The Altererythrobacter sp. ZODW24 genome window below encodes:
- a CDS encoding TM2 domain-containing protein, whose product MDDSTRDQMLFEANRKSTGASYLLWFFLGGLGAHRFYLGRTGTAITQALLALFGWLPLGLGWLALGIWWIVDAFLIPSIIREEDLETIRQLDRGHHLNRDSRSPETIEPATKVLPKSDPIPGSRADNIRKLSS is encoded by the coding sequence TTGGACGATTCCACCCGTGACCAGATGCTTTTCGAAGCCAACCGCAAGTCTACTGGCGCGTCCTATCTGCTGTGGTTTTTCTTAGGGGGGCTAGGGGCACATCGCTTTTATCTCGGCCGCACGGGTACCGCGATCACCCAGGCATTGCTCGCTTTGTTCGGTTGGTTACCTCTTGGCCTTGGCTGGTTGGCGCTCGGTATCTGGTGGATTGTCGATGCGTTCTTGATCCCGAGTATCATTCGAGAGGAAGATCTCGAGACGATCCGCCAATTGGACCGGGGTCATCATCTAAATCGTGATTCGCGTTCGCCCGAGACCATCGAGCCCGCCACTAAAGTTCTTCCCAAGAGCGATCCTATTCCCGGCAGCCGGGCGGACAATATCCGCAAGCTCTCTTCCTAA